CGTAAACCAACATAATTacataaacaaagaaatcaTTACAAATGCTGCTGTATAGAAGGAGGACATGTTGCAATGACAGCATCTTCTTTTAATTCTGTGTAGCACCTTATTAGAGGCCCCCCCTTGTATAGTCCGCATGACTTCCTCTGACTCCTGCTCTTCGACATTGGGCAGGGCATATTGGTGTGCAGGAAATTCAACAAAAActttaaagaataaaactaGCAGTTTCTCCATGTTATATGCTTCGTGTCCATGATCACCTGAGACACAATATAGCCAAAAGTTACCACCTACCACTCATTTTTAACTGTGCCATTCCAGATGTAGTCCCCTTTTTGCTGTTATCACAGTGTCTACTGTAGGAAGGCTTTTCTGCTAGATGTAAGACCTTGGCTGTGGGGAATTGCCCATTCAGctataagagcattagtgagatcaggccctgatgtcaggtgaggacACTTGGGACACAATCGACATATATTGGGGTTGAGGTGAGGACATGCAGaccactcgagttcttccatgGAGCTTGTTGTGTTCACAGTCTGAAATATGTTTAAACCACTTAACTGTTAACTCTTGGACATTTGTGTACTTTGTGCCAACAGTTTGGGGAATTCAAAAATGTATGTGTGCTGGTCAGGTGTCCAAACCTTTAGCAATATAATCTGTATATATTCCCCTCTCTATTTTCATGTCAAACCATGCTTTCTTTCCAGTATATACACaattcacatttttttgtaattccaCTTCAGATTTTGGTTGCACTGTCAAATCACAAATCGGCATTATTATAGCATATATTTGAGTCAAAATAGCTTCCACTTCTACCTTCTGGGaaggtcttttttttatgtaatagaaaatctgtgttctgtaaagcagGTGAAATTTTCTTGTTCAGTTTGGCTCACtcaaaactttacacacacttaaattCTTTACTAAGGCCCAATGTAAAAATAAGTGTTTAGTTCCTATAAATCTATATTGATACTTCCTATAAATACTTAATTGATATAGAAAGCAATATGTTAGTTACTACCTTAGTCTATAGGTCTATTTGAATTTCACTTGTTGAggcattattttaataatagtagctttgaattgttttattaaaatgcattttaaaatatgacCAGTGTAAGCATACAGTACCTCAGTAagtataaataagtataaataagaCCTATCTGTTATTTAATGACACCAGCAACACCATCAAACAGACCGAAATATTTTCTTGATAAATGGTTGGCAAAGCCTGTTCATTATTGTTGGCATATCTATGAAAAACCTACATGCCACAGGAAATAGTTAAGCCCCTCTTCTTCAACTAATCAAACTAGGAATCAAAATGTCTATTATGCAAATGAGTGGCTCCTCCCTAACCTCTATCTCTACCTGTTGCAGATAGGTATTTCACTGTGTCTGTCACTATGTCTGTCACTGTATCTTTCATCGTGTACACatgtgcatgggtgtgtgtgtggttaatatAAAGAGATGTCACGCAATTGCTTGTAGCCCTCAAACTACATTGGTGGTACAATCCCTACAGTTgcgagcctttttttttcctgaaaaactgGCCTTTGGACAGATAACACTTtctacctctctgtctgtcttttcatTGAAGTGGAGTGCCAGAGACCCCACAGGTAACTCAAGTAGAACTGAATCTGCTTTACACTAAATATCTTAATTCCTAAataagtgtatgtgttagtTTGTATTTTTGATTCAGTATAAACTGATGCTGTctcatttaaattatattctttatttaaaattgctACACAAATATGGTTTGTGCTATAAAAAcccatatataaaaatatatatgcatgGAAATAGCTTGCATTAAAtactttacttttttactttttaattttttggtaTTTAAGATCTTTGACATAGGTaagaatatatatttgtatatatgtatttctaTATTTGATAACATTTAAATGACAAGTTTATGATAAATGTACAAGTTAAAATATTGTATTTGATGTCTGTTAGGATTATCAGTTGACGATGATTATAGTTCTTGAGTGCTTCTGAGTGTTTTTTGCTGTGTGTTGAGAGTCAGGATGGATTGCATCTATGGTGTGGATTTGGAGGAGTTGTGCCCAGTGTGTGGCGACAATGTGTCTGGCTATCACTATGGTTTGCTAACATGCGAAAGCTGCAAGGTACAAACTAACACCTCTTTGAAAAGAAAGGCTTCATCAGGAACTCAAAATtggtttaaaaatgtgttcatttgaTTTTGAACCTAATCCGGTTATTAAGAAGCAGGATTtaaagtgtgtatctgtgtcttgCTGATATAGTGTTCATTTCAGAATTTGAGATGACatatagatttgtttttaaagggCTTCTTTAAGAGGACAGTCCAGAACAATAAGCGCTACACCTGTGCAGAGAACCAGGAGTGTAAAATCGATAAGACACAAAGAAAGCGCTGTCCTTTCTGCCGCTTCCAGAAGTGTCTCACTGTGGGTATGCGACTCGAAGGTAAACACTAAGATAAACACATTGTTTTCCTGTCAAAGGAGTTAACAGTTCTGTGCTAAATACTGACATAACTACATAACTACACTCCCTCagcatttgtacatttttaaatgtttctggGCATTTTCAGAAGCTTTTGTTCCTATTTATTTTCAGCAGTACGAGCAGATCGTATGCGAGGTGGCCGAAATAAATTTGGGCCAATGTACAAGCGAGACCGGGCCTTAAAGCAGCAGAAAAAAGCATTGAACCGGGAAAGTGGGCTAAAGATGGAGTCCATGCCACCTGTCCTTTCACCTACACAGACAGACTATACCCTTAGTAGCACATTACCCAATCTGTCAGACATTTCCAGCAGTAAAAACATCCTCATAAACATTTCATCTTCCACTATATCTTCAGAGTATGAGCAGGGTCTGTACCCCACACCTGGCTGTATGAGTGTGGGTTCCCACAGCCCACTGCCTTCTCAGTATTCTTACCAATCGTTGCCTTGTCGCAGCATCAAATCTGAGTTTCCTGACCACTACACTAGTAGCAGCTCACCTGGCTCCACTGGGGGATATACTTACACTGATCAGACTCAGACTTTGAGCTCACCTACACCTCACACTGGCCTAGACTTGCCAGCATTGGTTTTGGAGTTTGTGCGCTATGAACAGGATGAGCTGTTGGTACGGAGTAAGATCAGCACTCAACTGGCACTTATGCAACAGAATCAGAGCTCCACTGAATCAATCTCATCCTTTACCCTAATGTGCCACATCGCAGACCAAACACTGTTCTTCATTGTGGAGTGGGCAAGAAGCTGCAACTTCTTCAAAGAACTTAAGGTAAGGGAAAATCATAGAAGTATAATGGAAATAATGTATAGAGAGTGAGCCCAACGCAGTAAACATAGTTATCCTCTCAACACAATATCAGCCATAGCTTTTAATCAACATAACGACAACGCTGACTCACAAGACACACAGCGGTAGACAACTAACTACAGATCTAAATCTGCTGATTGATgtagttctgttctgttcataccaaagtatgaaaaaaaaaatactttcagTGTCCATCCTGATACAGAAAGCATGAATCTTCAAAAAGGgttttgaatattaaaaaatctaaaatgtatttcggatttaaatatgtttatagcTCTCACCTCAAATTATATCCATATATTATATCTTAAAAATCTGAGTAGTTTTTCCTAATCAAGTATTTCTTTCTGCTGAGGTTTCTTATATATCAATGATGCTTATTTAAACAGTATAAAAAGTACACATGTATAAGTCACAAACAGagctctacacaaacacacacacacacacacacacacacacacacacatctgctgcCTGCTATAGACTGTCCTGTCATCCCTGAGTCATCACTAGCAAAAATATATGCCCAGCTGCTTTCTAATCTATCTGCATTTAGTCCAGATGCAGTTGAGCTCAGCTTAGTAATAATGGCTGTGGGAGCGGATTTGGGTTCAGCAACTGAGTGCACGAAAACTGCTTTCATTACTCTCACTGTGCTGATGGACTGTTTCCACCTTATATTGTCACACCTGCCCAGGTGAGCTAAACACACATATTAAATTTCCCCACAGATAAACAACTTCTGGATATGAGCAATTACATTTAGTTTATGTAATCAAGAGTATATGTGGTTACAGTCTTTGAGTATCCTTATATTCTTAGGATCATATTTAGGGTTGACTGAAGTTATGTCAGTATTTGTGTGGAAAATTGCTTGCATTCAGGCTAGGCACTTTCTTATGTTATGGCCAATTGAGGATACTAAAAAAATccagagaaaataaatgtaagacaAATCTAAGTTTTCTTATTGTCAGTCGTAAGAATAGGTAGCacaaaagtaatataaaaacatttataaaaataaatgtaaacagaaaaaatgaaatatggATATTCTGGATCAGTGCACATTGACGATGCCACTCCTCCAGAGCAAGGTTGACATCAAGGGGATCCTGGTTACTGATATTGTAATTCCTTCAGGCCATCAGATGGAGCTTGGCTTTCTTTACTGTTTTCTTTACAGCCCTGACCCCTTTTTGAATTCATCCTCCTATAAATTACTTAAAAGTCATGATTGGCCACAGATGGATGTGAATCATGGAACTGA
This genomic interval from Tachysurus vachellii isolate PV-2020 chromosome 17, HZAU_Pvac_v1, whole genome shotgun sequence contains the following:
- the nr5a1b gene encoding steroidogenic factor 1b produces the protein MDCIYGVDLEELCPVCGDNVSGYHYGLLTCESCKGFFKRTVQNNKRYTCAENQECKIDKTQRKRCPFCRFQKCLTVGMRLEAVRADRMRGGRNKFGPMYKRDRALKQQKKALNRESGLKMESMPPVLSPTQTDYTLSSTLPNLSDISSSKNILINISSSTISSEYEQGLYPTPGCMSVGSHSPLPSQYSYQSLPCRSIKSEFPDHYTSSSSPGSTGGYTYTDQTQTLSSPTPHTGLDLPALVLEFVRYEQDELLVRSKISTQLALMQQNQSSTESISSFTLMCHIADQTLFFIVEWARSCNFFKELKVGDQMKLLHNCWSELLVLDYISRQVHHDEQDTILLITGQKVDLTSLLTQAEVTLGELVRGAQQLAQRLQDLQLDCREIVCFKYLILFNPDVKLLENQEYVKNVYHQVSGALLEYTLCVYPQHMDRFSQLLVHLRELRVLSTQAEDYLSYKHLNGEIPCNKLLIEMLHAKRACV